Proteins encoded by one window of Pyxidicoccus trucidator:
- a CDS encoding acyl-CoA dehydrogenase family protein: MGFFQEPPRLGNQYDDDALLQSYLARTLPEDLRRSIHGELRELGDLGGGYFYEFQLRDRLNEPELTQWDAWGHRIDHIEVSPLWKEAEVLAAKHGLVATAYEQKSAELSRVHQFVLNYLVQPSLDVYSCPLAMTDGAARSLLMLGNQGLIDRALPRLTSRDPATFWTSGQWMTERTGGSDVGLTQTAARQSPEGWRLSGTKWFTSATTAQMALTLARPEGNGPGGKGLAIFYVETRDAAGKLNGIQINRLKDKFGTRKVPTAELTLDGTLATPVAGLTDGIKNMAWMLNVTRTWNAMGAVWGMRRGLALARDYAQRRVQFGAKLAEKPLHVDTLAGLEAEFQAGFMLALRAVELLGRMEAKVATERELLLQRLVTPLAKLTTGRQAVQVTSEVSEAFGGAGYVEDTGVPRLQADSQVLSIWEGTTNVLSLDALRALAKEGTLEAFFHEVEGRLAGVRDSGLRPCVEAAGSALEHARAWVTGAMGNPATMEAGARRFSLTLGRTLELALLSDHAQWCLDNGHGPRSKAAARRFAQHGVDLIRDELDFEDARLLE; this comes from the coding sequence ATGGGCTTCTTCCAGGAACCGCCGAGGCTTGGGAACCAGTACGACGACGACGCGCTCTTGCAGAGCTACCTGGCGCGCACCCTGCCCGAGGACCTCCGGCGCTCGATTCACGGGGAGCTGCGGGAGCTGGGGGACCTGGGCGGGGGGTATTTCTATGAGTTCCAGCTGCGGGACAGGCTGAACGAGCCGGAGCTGACGCAGTGGGATGCGTGGGGGCACCGCATCGACCACATCGAGGTGTCGCCGCTGTGGAAGGAGGCGGAGGTTCTCGCCGCGAAGCACGGGCTGGTGGCGACGGCGTACGAGCAGAAGAGCGCTGAGCTCAGCCGGGTGCACCAGTTCGTCCTGAACTACCTCGTGCAGCCGTCGCTCGATGTGTACTCGTGTCCGCTGGCGATGACGGACGGGGCCGCGCGGTCGCTGCTGATGCTGGGGAATCAGGGGTTGATTGACCGCGCCCTGCCCCGGCTGACCTCGCGGGATCCGGCGACCTTCTGGACGTCGGGACAGTGGATGACCGAGCGGACCGGCGGCTCGGACGTGGGGCTGACGCAGACGGCGGCTCGGCAGTCTCCCGAGGGGTGGAGGTTGTCGGGGACGAAGTGGTTCACGTCCGCGACGACGGCGCAGATGGCGCTGACCCTGGCGCGCCCCGAGGGGAATGGACCCGGGGGCAAGGGGCTGGCGATCTTCTACGTGGAGACCCGGGATGCCGCGGGGAAGCTGAATGGGATTCAGATCAACCGGCTGAAGGACAAGTTCGGGACGCGGAAGGTGCCCACGGCGGAGCTGACGCTGGATGGGACTCTGGCGACTCCGGTGGCCGGGTTGACGGACGGCATCAAGAACATGGCGTGGATGCTGAATGTGACGCGCACGTGGAATGCCATGGGCGCGGTGTGGGGCATGCGCCGGGGCTTGGCGCTGGCCCGGGACTATGCACAGCGGCGGGTGCAGTTCGGGGCGAAGCTGGCGGAGAAGCCGCTCCACGTGGACACCCTGGCCGGGCTGGAGGCGGAGTTCCAGGCGGGGTTCATGCTGGCGTTGCGCGCGGTGGAATTGCTGGGGCGGATGGAGGCGAAGGTGGCCACGGAGCGGGAGCTGCTGCTTCAGCGGCTGGTGACTCCGCTGGCGAAGCTGACCACGGGGCGCCAGGCGGTGCAGGTGACTTCGGAGGTGTCGGAGGCGTTCGGTGGGGCCGGGTATGTGGAGGACACCGGGGTGCCGCGGTTGCAGGCGGACTCTCAGGTGCTGTCCATCTGGGAGGGGACTACGAATGTGCTGTCCCTGGATGCACTGCGGGCCTTGGCGAAGGAGGGAACGCTGGAGGCGTTCTTCCATGAGGTGGAGGGGCGACTGGCCGGAGTGAGGGATTCGGGTCTGCGGCCCTGTGTGGAGGCGGCAGGCAGTGCGCTGGAGCACGCGCGGGCGTGGGTGACTGGGGCGATGGGGAATCCGGCGACGATGGAGGCTGGGGCTCGGCGGTTCTCACTGACGCTGGGACGGACGCTGGAACTGGCGCTGCTGAGCGATCATGCGCAGTGGTGTCTGGATAACGGGCACGGGCCACGAAGCAAGGCGGCGGCGCGGCGGTTCGCGCAGCATGGCGTGGACCTCATCCGGGATGAACTGGACTTTGAGGACGCGCGTCTGTTGGAATGA
- a CDS encoding phytanoyl-CoA dioxygenase family protein, protein MLCVDAEQFDIGPALAHYAEHGYARLGRVLGDEGLEALRERADDLMLGRVVHEGLFFQPDAATGRYEDAPLGLGWQGPSLDYRKLEKLEKDPRFLAWLENPLFERIARARISGDVVLYRAILFHKGQAGGSNLPWHQDGGRLWGLTREPDLQLWTALDDAPEDGGCLEVVPGSHRGGLVTALGGVIPADAVAAADAERHVLPLPVRAGESILIHNHLWHRSGRGRPGLRRRAFSACYMGADIRCLRKKKAPRVFHPVFRR, encoded by the coding sequence ATGCTCTGCGTCGATGCGGAACAGTTCGATATCGGTCCCGCCCTCGCGCACTACGCCGAGCACGGCTATGCGCGCCTGGGCCGGGTGCTTGGCGACGAGGGGCTGGAGGCCCTGCGTGAGCGGGCGGACGACCTCATGCTCGGCCGCGTGGTCCATGAAGGCCTGTTCTTCCAGCCGGACGCCGCCACGGGCCGCTACGAGGATGCGCCCCTGGGGCTGGGCTGGCAGGGCCCTTCGCTGGACTACCGCAAGCTGGAGAAGCTGGAGAAGGACCCGCGCTTCCTCGCGTGGCTGGAGAACCCCCTCTTCGAGCGCATCGCCCGCGCCCGCATCTCCGGGGACGTCGTCCTCTACCGCGCCATCCTCTTCCACAAGGGCCAGGCCGGGGGCAGCAACCTGCCCTGGCACCAGGACGGCGGCCGGCTGTGGGGCCTCACCCGCGAGCCCGACCTGCAGCTCTGGACCGCGCTGGACGACGCCCCCGAGGACGGCGGCTGCCTGGAGGTGGTGCCCGGCAGCCACCGCGGCGGGCTGGTGACGGCGCTGGGCGGCGTCATCCCCGCGGACGCCGTGGCCGCCGCCGACGCCGAGCGCCACGTGCTGCCCCTGCCCGTCCGCGCCGGTGAGTCCATCCTCATCCACAACCACCTGTGGCACCGCTCCGGACGCGGCCGTCCCGGGCTGCGCCGCCGCGCCTTCTCCGCCTGCTACATGGGCGCGGACATCCGCTGCCTGAGGAAGAAGAAGGCGCCCCGCGTCTTCCACCCCGTGTTCCGGCGGTAG
- a CDS encoding WbqC family protein, producing MVAEQPHYLPWVDFYEQVARSGTLLVLDNVQWLRRGWQRRTRVALPANVPLPPPTEPGFQWLSIPLEDPHRDSIIGDLAVDTRQPWARKHLQTLVTLYGRRPHFNTQVLPRVEPFYDAAGREGGPGSLLRVLLASMALFYEPLGLRPNLVLASTLEKQGEDKTGRLVAYCQQLGAHTYYSGMGSSLYLKLNLFRDADVRVLWQRFRHPPYSQGREGRFVHGMSLVDVLSNVPVDEVRRWLEPSPWGPFAQAPGGG from the coding sequence CTGGTGGCCGAGCAGCCGCACTACCTGCCGTGGGTGGACTTCTACGAGCAGGTGGCGCGCTCGGGCACCCTCTTGGTGCTGGACAACGTGCAGTGGCTGCGGCGCGGCTGGCAGCGGCGCACCCGGGTGGCGCTGCCGGCCAACGTGCCCCTGCCGCCCCCCACCGAGCCCGGCTTCCAGTGGCTGTCCATCCCCCTGGAGGACCCCCACCGGGACTCCATCATTGGAGATCTGGCGGTGGACACGCGCCAGCCCTGGGCCCGCAAGCACCTGCAGACGCTGGTGACGCTGTACGGGCGGCGGCCACACTTCAACACCCAGGTGCTGCCGCGCGTGGAGCCCTTCTATGACGCGGCGGGGCGCGAGGGCGGGCCGGGCTCGCTGCTGCGGGTGCTGCTGGCGAGCATGGCGCTCTTCTACGAGCCGCTGGGGCTGCGGCCGAACCTCGTGCTGGCCTCCACGCTGGAGAAGCAGGGCGAGGACAAGACGGGACGGCTGGTGGCGTACTGCCAGCAGCTCGGCGCGCACACGTACTACTCGGGCATGGGCTCGTCGCTGTACCTGAAGCTCAACCTCTTCCGGGACGCGGACGTGCGCGTGCTGTGGCAGCGCTTCCGCCACCCGCCCTACTCCCAGGGCCGCGAGGGGCGCTTCGTCCACGGCATGTCGCTGGTGGACGTGCTGTCCAACGTCCCCGTGGACGAGGTGCGCCGGTGGCTGGAGCCCTCGCCCTGGGGGCCCTTCGCGCAGGCCCCGGGCGGCGGCTGA
- a CDS encoding ATPase — translation MSLFRRPSPPAAGEPADDSNRTVTPVETPAVPALSPSPVLSGPPRPRTGLTGASPALPSRPAVPQRPPLQESADVSTERRSVVVSPDAAIPERRAPLAPPPSAPPERRAPLAPAAAAPPERRAPPPAAQAQAPAPYTGPERRTANAPPPGPDRRGSGAGPQRRSADGSSPPASTDRFWPAQPRNLEETGLTATFIEELVLKALFSAGEMRGMDLAARLQLPTSIVDDTIEGLRRQKYVDIRGGGGSGVGRSTMIYQLTTFVTDVLRQINDRNRYNGPAPIPFQEWAAAVKKQTVRGNRITRSRMEDKFGDLVIRDYIFDGIGPAMNSGRAIFFYGPPGNGKTAICQGMVNCFEGDVFIPYALLIDDFVVKIFDANLHKPVEEEGAPAYDRRWVRCKRPLVVVGGELTLEMLDLVYSPEVKYYEAPFQMKASNGMLLIDDFGRQKVSPKDLLNRWIVPLESDIDMLTLHTGKKVQVPFDVFAAFSTNLDPNDLVDDAFLRRVRYKLEVQRPDEEQFHEIFQIMCRKRGVAYDAAAVDYLIDTHYRPLGRPFAACQPRDLLDQVIDMAHYQGTEPRLAPELLDGAVRGYFVRFDKDKPAGKTP, via the coding sequence ATGTCCCTGTTCAGGAGGCCGTCCCCCCCGGCCGCAGGCGAGCCAGCCGACGATTCCAACCGCACCGTCACCCCGGTGGAAACGCCCGCTGTCCCCGCCCTGTCCCCCAGCCCGGTGCTCTCCGGCCCGCCGCGCCCGCGCACGGGCCTCACGGGCGCATCCCCCGCGCTCCCGAGTCGGCCCGCCGTCCCCCAGCGCCCCCCTCTGCAGGAGAGCGCCGACGTCTCCACCGAGCGCCGCTCCGTCGTCGTCTCCCCGGACGCCGCCATCCCCGAGCGCCGCGCCCCACTCGCGCCCCCACCCTCCGCTCCGCCCGAGCGCCGCGCCCCACTCGCGCCCGCCGCCGCCGCGCCGCCTGAGCGCCGAGCTCCGCCACCCGCGGCCCAGGCTCAGGCCCCGGCCCCGTACACGGGCCCCGAGCGCCGCACCGCCAACGCGCCCCCTCCGGGCCCTGACCGTCGCGGAAGCGGAGCCGGCCCGCAGCGTCGGAGCGCGGACGGCTCCAGCCCCCCCGCCTCCACGGACCGCTTCTGGCCCGCGCAGCCGCGCAACCTCGAGGAGACGGGCCTTACCGCGACGTTCATCGAGGAGCTGGTCCTCAAGGCCCTCTTCTCCGCCGGTGAGATGCGGGGCATGGACCTGGCCGCCCGACTCCAGCTCCCGACCTCCATCGTCGACGACACCATCGAGGGGCTGCGCCGTCAGAAGTACGTCGACATCCGCGGCGGTGGCGGCTCGGGCGTGGGCAGGTCCACGATGATCTACCAGCTCACCACGTTCGTGACGGACGTGCTGCGGCAGATCAACGACCGCAACCGCTACAACGGCCCGGCCCCCATCCCCTTCCAGGAGTGGGCGGCGGCGGTGAAGAAGCAGACCGTCCGCGGCAACCGCATCACCCGCTCGCGGATGGAGGACAAGTTCGGCGACCTCGTCATCCGCGACTACATCTTCGACGGCATCGGCCCGGCGATGAACTCCGGCCGCGCCATCTTCTTCTACGGCCCGCCCGGCAACGGCAAGACGGCCATCTGCCAGGGGATGGTCAACTGCTTCGAGGGGGACGTCTTCATCCCCTACGCGCTGCTCATCGACGACTTCGTGGTGAAGATCTTCGACGCCAACCTCCACAAGCCCGTGGAGGAGGAGGGCGCGCCCGCGTACGACCGGCGCTGGGTGCGCTGCAAGCGCCCGCTCGTGGTGGTGGGCGGAGAGCTGACGCTGGAGATGCTCGACCTCGTCTACTCGCCGGAGGTGAAGTACTACGAGGCCCCGTTCCAGATGAAGGCGAGCAACGGGATGCTCCTCATCGACGACTTCGGCCGGCAGAAGGTGTCCCCCAAGGACCTGCTCAACCGGTGGATCGTCCCGCTGGAGAGCGACATCGACATGCTCACCCTGCACACCGGCAAGAAGGTGCAGGTGCCCTTCGACGTGTTCGCCGCCTTCTCCACCAACCTGGACCCCAACGACCTCGTGGACGACGCCTTCCTGCGCCGCGTCCGCTACAAGCTGGAGGTGCAGCGCCCGGACGAAGAGCAGTTCCACGAGATCTTCCAGATCATGTGCCGCAAGCGCGGCGTGGCCTACGACGCGGCCGCGGTGGACTACCTCATCGACACGCACTACCGGCCGCTGGGGCGTCCCTTCGCGGCCTGCCAGCCGCGAGACCTGCTCGACCAGGTCATCGACATGGCGCACTACCAGGGCACGGAGCCACGCCTGGCCCCGGAGCTGCTGGACGGAGCCGTGCGGGGCTACTTCGTCCGCTTCGACAAGGACAAGCCGGCCGGCAAGACGCCCTGA
- a CDS encoding DUF6209 family protein, with amino-acid sequence MPRHAAGWHPGWSLTGHYRLNGGAEASFDVAGAPSTGAPAVIDLPVAGPLEVWFRVASPGCENYDSNYGTNFDFTVHATGTAVPPTIVFQEGWVEYVVGTPRAGQPLVVDFDLDRLPECRLLYNGAPTWEVAMHYRFDNGPVTDVSVTAVSGYSRRGVPVTINPPVGARSVTMWFENWDRGYCRRWDSNLNANYGFSLQP; translated from the coding sequence GTGCCGCGTCACGCTGCCGGATGGCACCCGGGCTGGAGCCTCACCGGCCACTACCGCCTCAACGGCGGCGCCGAGGCCAGCTTCGATGTCGCGGGCGCTCCGTCCACGGGAGCCCCGGCCGTCATCGACCTGCCCGTGGCGGGCCCGCTGGAGGTGTGGTTCCGCGTGGCCAGCCCCGGCTGTGAGAACTACGACTCGAACTACGGGACGAACTTCGATTTCACCGTCCACGCGACCGGGACGGCGGTACCGCCCACGATTGTGTTCCAGGAGGGCTGGGTGGAGTACGTCGTCGGCACGCCGAGGGCGGGGCAGCCGCTGGTCGTGGACTTCGACCTCGACCGGCTCCCCGAGTGCCGGCTCCTCTACAACGGCGCGCCCACGTGGGAAGTGGCGATGCACTACCGCTTCGACAACGGCCCGGTGACGGACGTGAGCGTCACGGCGGTCTCCGGGTACTCGCGCCGGGGAGTGCCGGTGACGATCAACCCGCCCGTGGGTGCGCGGTCCGTGACGATGTGGTTCGAGAACTGGGACCGGGGCTACTGCCGCCGCTGGGACTCCAACCTCAACGCGAACTACGGGTTCTCGCTGCAGCCGTAG
- a CDS encoding ATP-binding protein, whose product MKFLCVSAAPRHPVAEELRRQGQDVTLAQTVLEAGAVLMHGPVDVLVVESEELAADARWLDSLRMRARPDEPFVLGLAATDAALEPLLAAGVDEYLVAPFTPVELHARRLLLERRGAARRQRRTSEEAARGEMERLAAIIQTQADVALAGLDLDEIMGLLCERARVLCGADGAAVALIDGEEVEYRVATGSVAQHTGFRLKVEGSLTGSSLLRGEVMRTDDTETDVRVNVKATRQVGSRSMICVPLWREARPVGALNVISGRPHAFDDRDVRTLELMAGLLGAAMGNAAEAQARQELMAQRTAALAALQESQELFASFMNNSPVVAFIKDEEGRRVWVNESYRRFFRLPEGMDLALIDDTQLMPLTSAQHVRREDQAVFASGKPHVSEGMIPAPDGSERYWLTYRFIVKERSGRRLLGGVSLDITDRKAMQAQLVVSDRLAAVGTLAAGVAHEINNPLAFVLSNLSFLSGELQGVSRELPPGRTAEMEEVLREASDGAHRVRQIVRDLRTFSRGDDEAATSVNVQSVLESAITMARGELKMRAQIVREYRDVPLVEGNEGRFGQVFLNLLINAAQAIPQGKPDQHEVRLVLRHAGDRVIVEVTDTGVGMPPEVRARIFDPFFTTKPVGEGTGLGLSICHGIVTGFGGEISVESEEGRGSTFRVVLPVAQAQRARETPLAQPPHLHLLS is encoded by the coding sequence ATGAAGTTCCTCTGCGTCAGCGCGGCTCCGCGGCACCCCGTGGCAGAGGAGCTGCGCCGTCAGGGGCAGGACGTGACGTTGGCCCAGACGGTGCTGGAGGCCGGCGCGGTGCTGATGCACGGGCCGGTGGACGTGCTGGTGGTGGAGTCGGAGGAGCTGGCGGCGGACGCGCGGTGGCTGGACTCGCTGCGGATGCGGGCGCGGCCGGACGAGCCCTTCGTGCTGGGGCTGGCGGCCACGGACGCGGCGCTGGAGCCACTGCTGGCGGCGGGCGTGGACGAGTACCTGGTGGCGCCCTTCACGCCGGTCGAGCTGCACGCGCGGCGGCTGCTGCTGGAGCGACGCGGCGCGGCGCGGCGGCAGCGGCGGACGTCCGAGGAGGCGGCGCGGGGGGAGATGGAGCGGCTGGCGGCCATCATCCAGACGCAGGCGGACGTGGCGCTGGCGGGGCTGGACCTGGACGAAATCATGGGGCTGCTGTGCGAGCGTGCGCGGGTGCTGTGCGGCGCGGACGGCGCGGCGGTGGCGCTGATCGACGGCGAGGAGGTGGAGTACCGGGTGGCCACCGGCAGCGTGGCGCAGCACACCGGCTTCCGTCTCAAGGTGGAGGGCAGCCTCACCGGCTCCAGCCTGCTGCGCGGCGAGGTGATGCGCACCGACGACACCGAGACGGACGTGCGCGTCAACGTGAAGGCCACGCGGCAGGTGGGCTCGCGGTCGATGATCTGCGTCCCGCTGTGGCGCGAGGCGCGGCCGGTGGGGGCGCTCAACGTCATCTCCGGCCGTCCGCATGCGTTCGACGACCGGGACGTGCGCACGCTGGAGCTGATGGCGGGCCTGCTCGGGGCGGCGATGGGCAACGCCGCGGAGGCGCAGGCGCGCCAGGAGCTGATGGCCCAGCGCACCGCCGCGCTCGCCGCGCTGCAGGAGTCGCAGGAGCTGTTCGCTTCCTTCATGAACAACAGCCCGGTGGTGGCCTTCATCAAGGACGAGGAGGGCCGGCGCGTCTGGGTGAACGAGTCCTACCGCCGCTTCTTCCGGCTGCCCGAGGGCATGGACCTGGCGCTCATCGACGACACGCAGCTGATGCCGCTCACGTCCGCCCAGCACGTGCGCCGCGAGGACCAGGCGGTGTTCGCCTCCGGCAAGCCCCACGTCAGCGAGGGGATGATTCCGGCGCCGGACGGCAGCGAGCGCTACTGGCTCACCTACCGCTTCATCGTGAAGGAGCGCTCGGGGCGGCGGCTGCTGGGCGGCGTGTCGCTGGACATCACCGACCGCAAGGCCATGCAGGCGCAGCTGGTGGTGTCGGACCGGCTGGCGGCGGTGGGCACGCTGGCGGCTGGCGTGGCGCATGAAATCAACAACCCGCTGGCCTTCGTGCTGTCCAACCTGTCCTTCCTCTCCGGGGAGCTTCAGGGCGTGTCGCGCGAGCTGCCGCCGGGGCGCACCGCGGAGATGGAGGAGGTGCTGCGCGAGGCGTCCGACGGGGCGCACCGTGTGCGGCAGATCGTCCGTGACTTGCGCACCTTCTCGCGCGGAGACGACGAGGCGGCCACCTCCGTCAACGTGCAGTCGGTGCTGGAGTCGGCCATCACCATGGCGCGCGGCGAGCTGAAGATGCGGGCCCAAATCGTCCGCGAGTACCGCGACGTGCCGCTGGTGGAGGGCAACGAGGGCCGCTTCGGGCAGGTGTTCCTCAACCTGCTCATCAACGCCGCGCAGGCCATTCCGCAGGGCAAGCCGGATCAGCACGAGGTGCGCCTCGTGCTGCGCCACGCGGGGGACCGGGTCATCGTCGAGGTGACGGACACCGGCGTCGGCATGCCCCCCGAGGTGCGCGCGCGCATCTTCGACCCGTTCTTCACCACCAAGCCGGTGGGCGAGGGGACGGGGCTGGGGCTCTCCATCTGCCACGGCATCGTCACCGGCTTCGGCGGCGAAATCTCCGTGGAGAGCGAGGAGGGCCGGGGCAGCACCTTCCGAGTCGTCCTCCCGGTGGCACAGGCGCAGCGCGCGCGGGAGACGCCGCTGGCGCAGCCCCCGCACCTGCACCTGCTGTCCTGA